In Anaerolineales bacterium, the following proteins share a genomic window:
- a CDS encoding BMP family ABC transporter substrate-binding protein, with protein MRKSLLQVVLLLTVLSLVLAACGGGAPAVEEVGGFQIPAIEDGKFNIGMVLIGPHDDGGWSQAHYEGLLYIKDNVPNVNIAYVENVPEGADSEQVFRALARKGFNLIFGTSFGFGDPMQTVAGEFPDTMFIHLTGINSNETNFGNLMGAMEDMKYLAGMLAGARAKQDGQTKLGYMATFPIPEEIRLGNAIALGMRKTCPECTMDIRWINTWHDPVIEKEAAASLFDAGAYVVFTGADTPAVADVAQEKGKWGVTYDWYGSCKVERCLTAPYWVWGPVYSEIAEQVIAGTYKPGWQYFDADTGALGLYGFMEGQELTSGVADLDPAVIQEVRDILAQMLAGEFTRFDVFKGPINDNKGNVVLPAGQSLEQVDLDAFPEFGLPCSIDVCMKWWAEGITAELPE; from the coding sequence ATGCGTAAGTCACTTTTGCAAGTGGTACTACTGTTGACGGTTCTTTCCCTCGTTTTGGCGGCATGCGGCGGCGGCGCGCCAGCGGTGGAAGAGGTAGGCGGTTTCCAGATCCCAGCCATTGAAGATGGCAAATTCAACATCGGCATGGTTTTGATCGGACCGCACGATGACGGCGGCTGGTCGCAGGCGCACTATGAAGGTCTGCTCTATATCAAAGATAATGTGCCCAATGTGAATATCGCTTATGTTGAGAACGTGCCGGAAGGCGCCGACTCTGAGCAGGTTTTCCGTGCGTTGGCTCGCAAGGGCTTCAATTTGATCTTCGGCACATCCTTCGGCTTCGGCGACCCAATGCAGACCGTCGCTGGTGAATTCCCCGATACGATGTTCATCCATCTGACCGGTATCAACTCCAATGAAACGAATTTCGGGAACTTGATGGGTGCGATGGAAGATATGAAGTACCTCGCAGGTATGCTGGCTGGCGCGCGTGCCAAGCAGGACGGCCAGACCAAACTGGGGTATATGGCGACGTTCCCGATTCCCGAGGAAATCCGCCTTGGCAACGCGATCGCGTTAGGTATGAGGAAGACTTGCCCCGAATGTACGATGGATATCCGCTGGATCAATACCTGGCATGATCCGGTGATCGAGAAGGAAGCCGCGGCTTCGTTGTTCGATGCAGGCGCGTATGTCGTCTTTACCGGCGCGGACACTCCCGCCGTTGCGGACGTGGCGCAGGAAAAAGGCAAATGGGGCGTGACCTATGACTGGTACGGATCGTGCAAGGTGGAGCGTTGTCTCACCGCCCCGTACTGGGTGTGGGGACCGGTGTATTCCGAAATTGCCGAGCAGGTGATCGCCGGCACGTATAAACCGGGCTGGCAGTATTTCGATGCCGATACCGGCGCGCTGGGATTGTACGGCTTCATGGAAGGGCAGGAGTTGACTTCGGGCGTTGCCGACCTCGATCCGGCTGTGATTCAGGAAGTGCGCGACATCCTTGCTCAGATGCTGGCTGGTGAATTCACTCGCTTCGACGTGTTCAAAGGTCCGATCAATGACAACAAGGGCAATGTGGTTTTGCCCGCCGGTCAGAGCCTCGAACAAGTTGACCTCGATGCGTTCCCCGAGTTCGGTCTGCCGTGTTCGATTGACGTTTGTATGAAGTGGTGGGCTGAAGGCATCACCGCTGAATTGCCGGAGTAA
- a CDS encoding ABC transporter ATP-binding protein has product MNNPSPLAVEMKGIVKRFPGVLANDHVDFELRAGEIHALLGENGAGKSTLMNILAGLYKQDAGIIKVKGKQLEFSSPRDAIKAGIGMVHQHFMLVPSQTVTENILLGLDEPRFLMRLNEYDKKIADLGDSYGLKVDPRAKIWQLSVGEQQRVELLKMLYRGANVLIMDEPTAVLAPQEIEVLFDTLRSMAAQGKSVIFISHKLHEVSSIADRVSVLRRGKATALGEPAKGVTKQQLASMMVGREVVLFVDRKPKQAGKVILDVKDVHAENDKGLPALRGLSLNVRAGEIVGVAGVAGNGQIELSQVIAGMRKCKQGEVILNGEKVSNRDTLYGIEHGLSYVPEDRTHVGSSPNLSVTDNVIMKNYRKAPISKGSLLDMNAASKFAQQLKEAYDIIVPTVNTPVRLLSGGNLQRVILAREISGTPNFMVAVQPTRGLDVGAIEGVHRLLLTQREADAAVLLISEELEELLALSDRVYVIYEGKIMGEVTVGGGEPDERLIEAIGLMMTGTPLEQIQNEGVAAHG; this is encoded by the coding sequence ATGAACAACCCATCTCCTCTTGCTGTCGAAATGAAGGGCATTGTCAAGCGGTTCCCCGGCGTGCTTGCCAATGATCACGTAGATTTTGAGTTGCGCGCGGGGGAGATCCATGCCTTGTTGGGAGAGAACGGGGCGGGTAAAAGTACGCTGATGAACATCCTCGCTGGTTTGTATAAGCAGGATGCGGGTATTATCAAAGTAAAGGGGAAGCAATTGGAATTTTCCTCGCCGCGTGACGCCATCAAAGCGGGGATCGGCATGGTACATCAACATTTCATGCTTGTGCCGTCGCAAACGGTGACGGAGAATATCCTGCTGGGGTTGGACGAGCCGCGGTTCTTGATGCGTTTGAACGAATACGACAAGAAGATCGCGGACTTGGGCGATTCATACGGACTCAAGGTTGACCCGCGCGCCAAAATCTGGCAACTCTCGGTTGGCGAGCAGCAGCGCGTGGAATTATTGAAAATGCTCTATCGCGGCGCGAATGTGCTGATCATGGATGAGCCAACGGCTGTCCTTGCGCCGCAGGAGATCGAGGTATTGTTCGACACACTGCGTTCGATGGCAGCGCAAGGCAAATCGGTGATCTTCATCAGTCATAAGTTGCATGAAGTCTCGTCCATTGCGGATCGCGTCAGTGTGTTGCGGCGCGGCAAGGCGACGGCGTTGGGTGAGCCAGCCAAAGGGGTGACGAAGCAACAACTCGCAAGCATGATGGTGGGACGCGAGGTGGTGTTGTTCGTAGATCGGAAACCGAAGCAGGCGGGCAAGGTGATTCTGGATGTGAAAGACGTTCATGCCGAAAACGACAAGGGATTGCCCGCCTTGCGCGGGCTTTCGCTCAACGTTCGCGCGGGGGAGATCGTCGGCGTGGCGGGCGTGGCGGGGAATGGACAGATCGAGTTGTCGCAAGTGATCGCGGGGATGCGAAAATGCAAGCAAGGCGAAGTGATCCTCAACGGTGAAAAGGTTAGCAACCGCGATACGTTGTACGGCATCGAGCATGGCTTGTCGTATGTGCCAGAGGATCGCACGCACGTCGGCAGTTCGCCCAATCTGAGCGTGACCGATAACGTCATCATGAAAAATTATCGCAAAGCGCCGATCTCGAAAGGTTCTCTGCTCGACATGAACGCGGCGTCGAAGTTCGCTCAGCAACTCAAGGAAGCCTACGACATCATCGTGCCGACGGTCAACACGCCGGTGAGACTCCTCTCGGGCGGAAATTTGCAACGGGTGATTCTGGCGCGTGAAATTTCGGGGACTCCCAACTTTATGGTGGCGGTCCAACCGACGCGTGGGCTGGATGTAGGCGCGATCGAGGGCGTCCACCGCTTGTTGTTAACCCAGCGCGAAGCGGACGCGGCGGTCTTGCTCATCTCGGAGGAGTTGGAGGAACTGTTGGCGTTGAGCGACCGTGTCTACGTGATATACGAGGGGAAAATAATGGGGGAGGTGACGGTGGGGGGGGGCGAACCAGACGAAAGGTTGATCGAAGCGATTGGTCTGATGATGACCGGCACACCGTTGGAACAAATCCAAAACGAGGGAGTCGCGGCGCATGGCTGA
- a CDS encoding ABC transporter permease — protein sequence MAESTLMKKGARWRVRLEPRLDEPSAWQSLAISLGAVAAALILGGVVIAAVGGNPFVTYAYIARASFGNLGVLSDTIVKATPILLTALACSIAFRMKLWNIGAEGQFIMGAWGASAVVLAPIVPAESSRWLFIPVMTIAGLAMGAAWGFIPGFLKAKFNVNEIISSLMLNYIAVSWVNFWIFGVWSEGGFQMSPKFPEGASLPRLSEYASEFPILRGLTTHAGLLFGIAAAVILWFIVYRSRWGYEIRLIGDNPQAARYAGLNIARNTILVMALSGALAGLGGMSEVAGVVRRLQTAPLATGYGFTGIIVAWLAKLNPLLIILVSILFGALILAGREIQPSGIPKMIQGIILVCLIASDFLLRYRIRFARGEAE from the coding sequence ATGGCTGAATCCACTTTGATGAAAAAAGGCGCGAGGTGGCGCGTCCGACTCGAACCGCGTTTAGACGAACCCTCCGCCTGGCAATCGTTGGCGATCTCGCTCGGCGCGGTGGCGGCGGCGTTGATTCTGGGCGGCGTTGTGATCGCGGCGGTGGGCGGCAACCCGTTCGTTACGTATGCGTACATTGCGCGCGCTTCATTTGGGAATCTCGGCGTGCTTTCGGATACGATCGTCAAGGCGACGCCGATCCTGTTGACCGCGCTGGCGTGTTCGATCGCGTTCCGCATGAAGTTGTGGAACATCGGCGCGGAGGGACAGTTCATCATGGGCGCGTGGGGCGCGAGCGCGGTGGTGTTGGCTCCCATTGTGCCAGCCGAGTCGTCGCGCTGGTTGTTCATCCCGGTGATGACGATCGCGGGACTCGCCATGGGCGCGGCATGGGGTTTCATCCCCGGCTTTCTCAAGGCGAAGTTCAACGTGAACGAGATCATCAGTTCGTTGATGTTGAATTACATTGCGGTCTCGTGGGTGAACTTTTGGATCTTCGGCGTGTGGAGCGAGGGCGGCTTTCAGATGAGTCCCAAGTTTCCCGAGGGCGCGTCGTTGCCGCGGCTTTCGGAATATGCTTCCGAGTTTCCGATTCTGCGCGGGCTGACGACGCACGCCGGTCTATTATTCGGTATTGCGGCGGCGGTCATCCTTTGGTTTATTGTGTATCGGAGCCGCTGGGGTTATGAGATCCGTTTGATCGGGGATAATCCGCAAGCCGCGAGATATGCGGGCTTGAATATCGCGCGCAACACCATCCTTGTGATGGCGCTCTCCGGCGCTCTGGCGGGATTGGGCGGCATGAGCGAAGTAGCGGGCGTGGTGCGCCGTTTACAGACCGCTCCGCTCGCGACGGGGTACGGTTTTACGGGCATTATCGTGGCATGGCTGGCAAAGTTGAATCCGTTGCTCATCATTCTTGTTTCGATCTTGTTCGGAGCGTTAATCTTGGCTGGGCGTGAGATTCAGCCCTCCGGGATTCCGAAAATGATCCAGGGTATTATTCTGGTCTGTCTGATCGCAAGCGACTTCCTTTTGCGCTATCGTATTCGATTCGCGCGCGGCGAGGCGGAGTAA
- a CDS encoding ABC transporter permease, which yields MDPIIILQAGVASGTVLLFAALGEVFAERSGVLNLGVEGMMLIGAMTAFSTTIATGNPWIGVLAAMIAAGLLSQIHAFIAVTLQADQVVSGLALTMVGAGISLVLGEGLSKAGTVSLLPNFSIPLLSAIPVLGPIFFTKQSVLVYIGYLMTPLAWYYINHTRPGLHLRAVGEYPAAADALGINVFRLRYAYIFVGGALAGLAGATISLAVAPGWFSELTTGGQGWIAVGLVIFAQWDPIRAAIGSYAFGALRRLILDIQAPLLLFGVNNPFYYNPYLGFFLQMLPYAFTVIVLVIGSREAVRKRLGAPAALGEPYIRGERGK from the coding sequence ATGGATCCCATCATCATCCTCCAGGCAGGCGTGGCAAGCGGAACGGTTTTGTTATTCGCCGCGTTGGGCGAAGTGTTCGCCGAACGTTCGGGCGTTTTGAACCTCGGCGTCGAAGGCATGATGCTCATCGGCGCGATGACCGCTTTTAGCACGACCATTGCAACTGGCAACCCATGGATCGGCGTGCTGGCGGCGATGATCGCGGCGGGGTTACTCAGCCAGATCCATGCGTTTATCGCGGTCACACTGCAAGCCGATCAAGTCGTCAGCGGACTCGCCCTCACCATGGTGGGAGCGGGCATTAGTCTCGTGTTGGGCGAGGGGTTGAGCAAGGCTGGCACGGTTTCGCTCCTGCCGAATTTTTCCATCCCGTTGCTTTCGGCGATTCCCGTCCTCGGTCCGATCTTTTTCACGAAGCAAAGCGTGTTAGTGTATATCGGCTATTTGATGACTCCGCTGGCGTGGTATTACATCAACCATACCCGCCCGGGGTTACACTTGCGCGCGGTAGGCGAATATCCCGCCGCGGCGGACGCGCTCGGCATCAACGTGTTCCGCCTGCGTTATGCCTATATCTTTGTCGGCGGCGCGCTGGCTGGACTCGCCGGCGCGACCATCAGCCTTGCGGTTGCTCCCGGTTGGTTCAGCGAACTCACCACCGGTGGGCAGGGCTGGATCGCGGTGGGACTCGTCATCTTCGCGCAGTGGGATCCTATCCGCGCGGCGATCGGCTCGTACGCGTTCGGCGCGCTCCGCCGCCTCATCCTCGACATTCAAGCGCCCCTGCTCCTCTTCGGCGTGAATAATCCCTTTTACTACAATCCGTATCTCGGTTTCTTCTTGCAAATGCTTCCGTACGCGTTCACGGTGATCGTGCTGGTCATCGGCTCGCGCGAAGCCGTCCGCAAACGCCTCGGCGCGCCAGCCGCGTTAGGCGAACCATATATCCGCGGCGAACGCGGCAAGTGA
- a CDS encoding FAD binding domain-containing protein, which yields MTLWQNYIRPKNLTEALDAFANAPRPLAPIAGGTDLLLDLEQGRHPPVQTLVDVTSIVELTRLERRGDELFIGAAVPVNRIVLDGLVGAHAQALVEACNLIAGPQVRNVATLGGNVAHALPAADGTIALLALDAEAEIASRVAGRIETRRILFQELFLGPGKSAIKQGEELIVGFHLPLSTPHQASCFKRIMRPQGVALPILNCAVWLERANGAVKDIRIAVGPGGGTPFRATQAEDALRGRALDETALDSALDALLAQAQFRTSARRASADYRRHIVSGLFSDVIESAWGRAG from the coding sequence ATGACCCTCTGGCAAAATTACATCCGACCCAAAAATTTAACCGAAGCCCTCGACGCGTTCGCAAATGCGCCGCGTCCGCTGGCTCCTATCGCAGGCGGGACGGATCTGTTGCTCGACCTCGAACAAGGCAGACATCCGCCCGTTCAAACTTTAGTGGATGTGACTTCCATCGTCGAACTGACTCGCCTCGAGCGCCGCGGGGATGAACTCTTCATCGGCGCCGCCGTTCCTGTCAACCGCATCGTTCTCGACGGGTTGGTTGGCGCGCACGCCCAAGCCTTGGTCGAAGCCTGCAACCTGATCGCCGGTCCCCAAGTCCGCAACGTGGCGACCCTCGGAGGCAACGTCGCGCACGCCCTCCCCGCCGCCGACGGGACGATCGCTCTGCTCGCGTTGGATGCAGAGGCTGAAATCGCCAGTCGAGTAGCGGGGCGGATCGAGACTAGGCGTATCCTATTTCAAGAATTATTCCTCGGTCCCGGCAAATCTGCCATCAAACAAGGTGAAGAGTTAATTGTGGGATTCCACTTGCCACTTTCCACTCCCCATCAAGCCTCCTGTTTCAAACGTATCATGCGTCCGCAGGGAGTCGCGTTGCCCATCCTGAATTGCGCCGTCTGGCTGGAACGCGCAAATGGCGCGGTCAAGGATATTCGTATTGCGGTTGGTCCCGGCGGCGGGACTCCATTCCGCGCCACACAAGCCGAAGATGCCCTGCGCGGACGAGCGCTCGACGAAACCGCGTTGGACTCCGCGCTGGATGCGTTGCTGGCTCAGGCGCAATTCCGAACAAGCGCGCGGAGGGCAAGCGCCGATTACCGCAGGCATATCGTCAGTGGGCTGTTCAGCGATGTGATCGAGTCTGCGTGGGGGCGGGCGGGCTAA
- a CDS encoding type II toxin-antitoxin system prevent-host-death family antitoxin → MVTVGIRELKQQTSELIRMVRETGSEIQVTYHGQVVALLVPVNKPKSKTASRAWTQLDNLAAEISANWKKGVSAADAVSEGRG, encoded by the coding sequence ATGGTAACCGTCGGTATTCGTGAATTGAAGCAACAGACAAGCGAGCTAATCCGCATGGTGCGCGAAACAGGGAGCGAGATTCAAGTCACCTATCATGGACAGGTGGTGGCTTTGCTGGTGCCTGTCAACAAGCCAAAATCAAAAACCGCCTCACGCGCTTGGACGCAATTGGATAACCTCGCCGCTGAAATCAGCGCCAATTGGAAAAAAGGAGTCTCTGCGGCAGACGCCGTTTCAGAAGGACGCGGCTGA
- a CDS encoding type II toxin-antitoxin system VapC family toxin: MFVVVDASVWVSRLVESDEFHLPVKGWMNSQQEQDTTFVSPSLLLAEVGGVVSRVTGKPDLALNAIARIENLPNVRIVEMEKALMDDASRFAASYGLRGADSVYVAVASALKIPLVTFDVDQRVRGSKLVDVIEIPAE; encoded by the coding sequence ATGTTTGTCGTCGTTGACGCCAGCGTTTGGGTTTCGCGACTCGTGGAAAGCGACGAATTTCACCTCCCCGTGAAAGGTTGGATGAATTCCCAGCAAGAACAAGATACTACATTTGTTTCTCCGTCATTGTTGCTGGCAGAGGTAGGCGGAGTGGTTAGCAGGGTTACGGGTAAGCCCGACTTGGCGCTGAACGCCATTGCAAGAATCGAAAACCTGCCCAATGTCCGCATCGTGGAGATGGAAAAAGCCTTGATGGATGACGCGTCGCGATTTGCCGCGAGCTATGGCTTGCGTGGCGCTGACTCGGTTTATGTCGCTGTTGCCTCCGCGCTGAAAATCCCTCTCGTCACTTTTGATGTTGATCAACGTGTGAGGGGCTCAAAACTTGTAGATGTGATTGAGATACCTGCTGAATAA
- a CDS encoding molybdopterin-dependent oxidoreductase: MNNQISLIVNGQRHTLEAKPNETLSDLLRYRLRLTGTKIGCDEAECGACTVLVDGEPVVSCIYPAERADGKTVLTIEGLASPLPAGEGIGVRADLTSSPSPERRGEQLHPLQEAFVEHGAVQCGFCIPGQIMTAYALLERNPNPTQDEVRFALKDTLCRCAGYPGIENSILAAAEALRTGEPVRKPNIPASIHVHRSVGHTHLRPDGVEKVNGTAMYTDDLVFDGMLFAKVKRAMIPHGFLKRLDVSKAKALKGVAAVLTAEDIPGEHNHGLVVLDWPVMIGIGERVRYAGDALAIVAAESPEAAEQAERLIEAEFDPQPVISNPVQARQEGVPQIHEKGNLLKHIKVRKGDMEQGFAEADVILEHTFHTPIYDHAFMEPECSIAVPLANGRMEIYCGSQIPYQDREQVARVLGWDESRVRIVGQLMGGGFGGKEDIAGQIHAALLAHATGRPVKLLFDRHESLLAHPKRHATQIRVKMGAKKNGRLVAVESELYGDTGAYASLGDKVMTRATTHSAGPYDVPHVRADCYAMYTNNPPAGAFRGFGVTQSAFAVESMMDMLAEKLGIEPVELRRINALKVGSLTNTGQELRESVGLMECMDKVDAEMRKHNPLPFAPRVVSSSPALLPQGEGRESPSPNGRGVRGEGGVVRAWGFAAAYKNTGLGGGAPDKAGAEVELYDDGTFQVRSSSAEMGQGLVTVMRLTVAEEMAVLPEQVRVLVMDTDLTPNGGPTTASRQTFVTGNASRYAAKTLRDAITATLAEKYDVKPEQIRYENGIVHANGHSMTYAEVAKEMKASGQQPRALYEYEAPMTQPLGTGGDMHFAFSFGVQAAEVEVNTLTGEVRVLRVISANDVGMAVNPLGLQGQVEGGVMMGLGNAITEEFLMDQGRVVSDRLARYRIPGIMLTPEITSIIVEDPVSTGPYGAKGVGEISSIPTTPAITNAIYNAVGVRIDRLPVDQEFIAREIWEREKNK; encoded by the coding sequence ATGAACAATCAAATTTCTCTTATCGTCAACGGACAACGCCATACTCTGGAAGCCAAGCCGAACGAAACGCTTTCGGATTTGCTTCGTTATCGTCTGCGACTGACCGGGACAAAGATCGGTTGTGACGAAGCGGAGTGCGGCGCGTGTACCGTCCTCGTTGATGGCGAGCCGGTGGTCTCGTGCATTTATCCCGCCGAGCGGGCGGATGGAAAGACGGTGTTGACGATTGAAGGGTTAGCTTCCCCTCTCCCAGCGGGAGAGGGAATAGGGGTGAGGGCAGACCTCACCTCCAGCCCCTCTCCTGAAAGGAGAGGGGAACAGTTGCATCCTTTGCAAGAAGCCTTCGTGGAACATGGCGCGGTGCAGTGCGGGTTCTGCATCCCCGGGCAGATCATGACGGCGTATGCCTTGCTCGAGCGGAATCCAAACCCGACGCAGGATGAGGTGCGTTTTGCGTTGAAAGACACGTTGTGTCGCTGCGCGGGATATCCGGGAATCGAAAATTCCATTCTCGCCGCGGCGGAGGCGTTGAGGACTGGCGAACCCGTCCGCAAGCCGAACATCCCGGCTTCGATCCATGTCCATCGGTCGGTGGGGCATACGCATCTGCGACCCGACGGCGTGGAAAAGGTCAATGGCACAGCTATGTACACCGACGATCTCGTTTTCGATGGGATGTTGTTTGCCAAAGTAAAGCGGGCGATGATTCCGCACGGATTTTTGAAGCGTCTCGATGTGTCCAAAGCGAAAGCGTTGAAGGGCGTCGCGGCGGTGTTGACTGCAGAGGATATCCCCGGCGAGCACAACCATGGGTTGGTCGTCCTCGACTGGCCCGTGATGATCGGGATCGGGGAACGCGTCCGCTACGCAGGGGACGCGCTCGCGATCGTGGCGGCGGAGTCGCCTGAGGCGGCGGAGCAGGCTGAACGTCTGATCGAAGCGGAATTCGATCCCCAGCCGGTGATCTCGAACCCGGTGCAGGCGCGTCAGGAGGGAGTCCCGCAAATCCACGAAAAAGGAAATTTGCTCAAGCACATCAAAGTCCGCAAAGGTGACATGGAGCAGGGCTTTGCTGAAGCGGATGTGATTCTGGAGCACACTTTCCACACGCCGATCTATGACCACGCGTTCATGGAGCCTGAGTGCAGTATTGCTGTGCCGTTGGCGAACGGGCGTATGGAAATTTATTGCGGTTCGCAAATCCCGTATCAGGACCGCGAACAGGTGGCGCGCGTGCTGGGTTGGGACGAGTCGCGCGTCCGCATCGTCGGGCAGTTGATGGGCGGCGGCTTCGGCGGCAAGGAAGATATCGCGGGGCAGATTCACGCGGCGTTGTTGGCACACGCGACGGGACGCCCTGTGAAGTTGTTGTTTGATCGGCACGAAAGTTTGCTCGCGCATCCGAAGCGGCATGCTACGCAGATCCGCGTGAAGATGGGCGCGAAGAAAAATGGGCGGCTGGTGGCGGTGGAGTCGGAGTTGTACGGCGATACCGGCGCGTACGCGTCGCTCGGCGATAAAGTGATGACCCGCGCCACTACGCACTCGGCGGGTCCGTACGATGTGCCGCACGTGCGCGCCGATTGTTATGCCATGTACACGAACAATCCGCCGGCGGGCGCGTTCCGCGGCTTCGGCGTGACGCAATCGGCGTTCGCGGTTGAATCCATGATGGATATGCTCGCCGAGAAATTGGGCATCGAGCCTGTCGAATTGCGCCGCATCAACGCGCTGAAAGTCGGGAGCCTCACGAACACTGGACAGGAATTACGCGAGTCGGTGGGGTTGATGGAGTGTATGGATAAAGTGGATGCTGAAATGCGGAAACACAACCCGCTTCCTTTCGCTCCGCGAGTCGTTTCCTCATCCCCAGCCCTTCTCCCTCAGGGAGAAGGGAGAGAGTCCCCCTCTCCCAATGGGAGAGGGGTTAGGGGTGAGGGGGGTGTCGTGCGCGCGTGGGGCTTTGCCGCGGCATATAAAAACACCGGTCTCGGCGGCGGGGCACCGGATAAGGCGGGCGCGGAAGTGGAACTCTACGACGACGGCACATTCCAAGTGCGGAGTTCCTCCGCCGAAATGGGACAGGGACTCGTCACCGTGATGCGGTTAACGGTCGCGGAGGAAATGGCGGTTCTGCCGGAGCAGGTACGAGTCCTTGTGATGGATACCGACTTGACGCCGAATGGCGGACCGACGACCGCCTCGCGTCAGACCTTTGTCACGGGGAACGCCTCGCGTTACGCGGCAAAGACTTTGCGCGACGCCATCACCGCGACGCTTGCCGAAAAATACGATGTGAAGCCGGAGCAAATCCGCTATGAGAATGGCATCGTCCACGCGAACGGACATTCGATGACCTACGCCGAAGTTGCCAAAGAGATGAAAGCCTCAGGTCAACAGCCGCGCGCGTTGTACGAATACGAAGCGCCGATGACCCAGCCGCTCGGCACAGGCGGCGACATGCACTTCGCTTTTTCGTTCGGCGTGCAAGCCGCGGAAGTTGAAGTGAATACGTTGACCGGCGAAGTGCGCGTGCTGAGAGTCATCTCTGCCAACGATGTAGGCATGGCGGTCAATCCGCTGGGCTTGCAGGGACAGGTCGAAGGCGGAGTGATGATGGGACTTGGCAACGCCATCACTGAGGAATTCCTCATGGATCAGGGTCGCGTAGTCAGCGACCGTTTGGCGCGCTATCGCATCCCCGGTATTATGCTTACGCCGGAGATTACGTCCATCATTGTCGAAGATCCGGTCTCGACGGGTCCCTACGGAGCGAAAGGCGTGGGTGAGATCAGTAGTATCCCCACCACGCCCGCGATTACGAATGCGATCTACAACGCGGTCGGCGTGCGGATTGATAGGTTGCCTGTGGATCAGGAGTTCATCGCGCGGGAGATTTGGGAGAGGGAAAAAAACAAGTAA